In Arthrobacter sp. StoSoilB5, one genomic interval encodes:
- the coaA gene encoding type I pantothenate kinase encodes MTLQRTEANGDGASPFVELDRQTWSRLAAQMEQPLNEEDVFRLRGLGDPLDMKEVREVYLPLSRLLHLYVEASHQLHAATTTFLGEQTQRTPFVIGVAGSVAVGKSTIARVLREMLRRWPGTPNVELITTDGFLYPLAELKRRHLLERKGFPESYDRRALLRFVSEIKGGAEEVRAPWYSHVTYDIVPGKEVVVRRPDVLIVEGLNVLAPARPRMDGKQGLALSDFFDFSIYVDAKTSYIEEWYVDRFRKLRTTAFAQPESYFHRYATLSDEDAESTARGIWKRINEPNLEENVLPTRGRAQLVLTKDADHSIRRMLLRKV; translated from the coding sequence GTGACTTTGCAACGCACCGAAGCAAACGGCGACGGCGCTTCTCCCTTTGTTGAGCTGGACCGCCAAACCTGGTCCCGGCTTGCAGCACAGATGGAGCAGCCCCTCAACGAAGAGGACGTATTCCGTCTGCGAGGCCTCGGCGATCCCCTCGATATGAAGGAAGTCCGGGAGGTTTATCTCCCCCTTTCACGGCTTCTGCACCTCTACGTCGAGGCATCACATCAGCTCCACGCGGCCACAACAACGTTCTTGGGTGAGCAAACCCAGCGCACCCCGTTCGTCATCGGTGTGGCCGGTTCCGTTGCTGTTGGTAAATCCACCATCGCCCGCGTGCTCCGTGAAATGCTCCGGCGCTGGCCGGGCACACCCAACGTGGAACTCATCACTACGGACGGCTTCCTCTACCCGTTGGCCGAATTGAAGCGCCGCCATCTGCTGGAGCGCAAAGGTTTCCCGGAGTCCTACGATCGCCGGGCGCTATTGCGTTTTGTGTCGGAAATCAAGGGCGGCGCCGAGGAAGTCCGGGCACCCTGGTACTCCCACGTCACGTACGACATCGTCCCGGGGAAGGAAGTTGTAGTGCGCCGCCCGGACGTACTGATCGTGGAAGGCCTCAATGTTTTGGCCCCTGCCAGGCCCCGCATGGATGGCAAACAGGGACTTGCGCTGAGCGACTTCTTTGACTTCTCCATTTACGTTGACGCCAAGACCTCCTACATCGAGGAGTGGTACGTGGACCGGTTCCGAAAGCTCCGCACCACGGCCTTCGCGCAGCCAGAGTCCTACTTCCACCGCTACGCCACGCTGTCCGATGAAGATGCCGAGTCGACAGCCCGCGGCATCTGGAAGCGCATCAACGAACCAAACCTCGAGGAGAACGTCCTCCCCACCCGTGGCCGTGCGCAGCTGGTGCTTACCAAGGACGCAGACCACTCCATCCGTCGCATGCTTTTGCGGAAGGTCTAG
- a CDS encoding M15 family metallopeptidase: MPSRRAFAGLLTAGAGMAALAACTPNGPAPSPNEISATPSATGPDATPTQVTAVTPAAVSEPSSTPPSAAPSQAATKQFSLTDPASPWVVVNKHRPLNPQNYVPADLVQPNIRLAVSGEATLMNSTTAAAAEKMFAAAAAEGVIMTLASGYRSYSTQVVTYNGYVASSGQVAADRASARPGHSEHQTGWSFDIADGGGACSFQPCFAEQPAAIWAKANAHKFGFIVRYPWMFHETTGYFYESWHLRYIGVEAATEMNTRGIATLEEYFGLEAAPDYL; the protein is encoded by the coding sequence ATGCCCAGCCGCAGGGCATTCGCAGGTCTCCTCACTGCTGGCGCAGGAATGGCCGCACTGGCCGCCTGCACCCCGAATGGCCCGGCACCCTCCCCTAACGAGATTTCCGCGACACCTTCCGCCACTGGACCGGACGCCACGCCAACCCAAGTCACTGCCGTTACGCCCGCTGCGGTCAGCGAGCCTTCCAGCACTCCTCCCAGCGCAGCGCCTTCACAAGCCGCCACCAAGCAGTTCTCGCTGACCGACCCAGCCAGCCCTTGGGTGGTGGTCAACAAACACCGGCCGTTGAACCCGCAGAACTACGTCCCGGCGGATTTGGTCCAGCCGAACATCCGGCTCGCCGTCAGCGGCGAAGCCACACTCATGAACAGTACGACGGCGGCTGCCGCAGAGAAGATGTTCGCCGCAGCGGCGGCCGAGGGCGTCATCATGACATTGGCATCCGGGTACCGTTCCTATTCCACGCAGGTGGTCACGTACAACGGCTACGTCGCCAGCAGCGGCCAAGTGGCAGCCGATCGGGCTTCGGCACGCCCCGGTCATTCGGAACACCAAACGGGTTGGTCCTTTGATATTGCCGACGGCGGCGGTGCCTGCAGTTTCCAACCCTGCTTCGCCGAGCAGCCCGCGGCTATTTGGGCGAAAGCCAACGCGCACAAATTCGGTTTCATCGTCCGCTATCCATGGATGTTCCACGAAACCACCGGATACTTCTACGAGTCCTGGCACCTGCGCTACATCGGCGTCGAAGCGGCGACAGAGATGAACACCCGAGGCATCGCAACGCTTGAGGAGTACTTCGGCTTGGAAGCAGCACCGGACTACCTGTAG